AATGCTATGACTCGTTGGTTAAGATTGCCTTTTTAGGCTCTAAAACCAAGAAGTTAGGATGAGGAATTAAAAGGGAACAATATATACGCAAGCATCGACCCAATTTATAAGGCCTTTATAATGAGCCTCTGACTGAGTTTGTCCGGTGATTGTACGGTTTAAATAGTATAAAGAAGTACTAAAGCATTTTCTGGGATTAGTAGCGGAATGCCTTGCTTTCAATGCTTCTATCAGCTTCCTAATTTGTTAAATAATAACAAAAGGATTGCCAAATTACCGTTCACCCCTGAAATTCCACCCCTTGTATTGAAAAACTGATAGTCATTATGAAATCAATTATGGTTGTGGGGACAACTTCCCACGCAGGGAAATCACTGATAACTACAGCTATTTGCCGCATTCTATCGCGGCGTGGCTGGCGAGTGGCTCCCTTTAAAGGTCAAAATATGGCTTTAAATGCTTATGTAACCGCTAGTGGTGGAGAAATTGGTTACGCCCAAGCAGTGCAAGCCTGGGCGGCGGGAGTTGTACCTTGGGTAGAAATGAATCCAATTTTATTGAAGCCCCAAGGAGATATGACCTCCCAAGTAATTCTTAAAGGCAGGCCTGTAGGTAAAGTCAGCGCGACAGACTACTACGAGCAATATTTTGAATTAGGTTGGCGAACAATTGAAGAATCGCTACAACATTTAGGTACAGAATTTGACTTGCTAGTTTGCGAAGGTGCTGGTAGTCCTGCGGAAATTAACCTCAAGCACCGCGATTTAACCAATATGCGGGTAGCAAAATATTTGAATGCACCTACTATACTCGTAGTTGATATTGACCGGGGTGGTGCATTTGCCCATATCATTGGCACCCTAGAGTTATTAGACCAGGAAGAACGGGATTTAATTAAAGGTATAGTAATTAACAAATTCCGCGGACAGCGCTCTATCTTAGAACCGGGAATCAAATGGTTAGAAGCGCGGACTGGTATCCCTGTAATCGGTGTGATACCTTACTTAGAACATCTGTTTCCGGCTGAAGATTCTCTCGACCTGTTAGAGAGAAAAACCCATAAAAGTCAAGCTGACCTTGATATTGCAGTCCTCCGCTTACCAAGAATTGCTAACTTTACTGACTTCGATCCTTTGGAATCAGAACCCACAGTATCAGTAAGATACTTAAGCCCTAAGCAAGAATTGGGTCATCCAGATGCAGTAATTATCCCAGGTACAAAGACAACGATTGCTGACTTGATTCTGCTACAAAAAAGCGGTATGGCAGAAGCGATACAACACTATGCTGCTTCTGGTGGTACAGTTTTAGGCATCTGCGGCGGCTACCAAATGCTAGGTCAGATGATCGCCGATCCAGAAGGGATAGAAGGACAAGCTGGTAGATATCAAGGGCTAAATTTATTACCAATCAGAACTGTAATTACCGGACAAAAAATCGCTCGCCAGCGCCAAGTTAGTTCAAACTTCCCGCAAATGGGTTTACCAGTCTATGGGTTTGAAATCCATCAAGGGCGATCGCGTATCGAACAGCAAGCAGATAGCCAAGCCTTCCAACCTCTATTTGATGATGTTAATTTAGGTTTGGTGGATAGTTGTCAATCAGTTTGGGGTACTTATCTCCACGGAATCTTTGACAATGGCCCTTGGAGACGCGCTTGGTTAAATCGCCTGCGCCAACAACGGGGGTTAAAATCTCTACCTACGGGTGTTGCTAATTATCGAGAACAGCGAGAGCATACTTTAGATTCTCTCGCCAGCGAAATTGAAAATCATTTAGACCTAACGCCCTTTTTATCCTAGAGAGGTTCGTGTTTCATGAGTGTTCGCGTCCAGTTTTTACCAGATGATGTCACAGTCAATGCAGAAGTCGGAGAAGCCCTGTTAGAGGTTGCAGATCGGGCGGGGATATTTATTCCCACTGGCTGTCTGATGGGGACTTGTCATGCTTGCACTGTGGAATTAGAGGATGGAGATACTATCCGTGCTTGTATCACAGCCGTACCAGCAGGACGCGAACAATTAACAATTAATCTATTTAGCGACCCAACTTGGTGATTGTTAGTGGTAGACATCGCCTCTCAAAGATTTCGATTCCACTTCTATACAACAACAATTCAATGTGCGGAAGTCCACACAATTTTTCCTGTTGGGTTTATATAAGCGAAATGATTGTCTAACTTCACCTTGGCTAGACCATTAGTAAAAAAAGAAAAATCATCAAACTGCGGCTTGATAATCATTTTTCCTGATGTGTTGATGTACCCCCACTTACCGCTTTTCTCCATTTTTATTGATGCCAATCCTTCCGAAAATTCAGTCGCATCATAAAATTGTGGTTCAATTAAAATTCGACCATTTTTATCAATAAATCCATACTTTTTATTAACTTCTACACGAGCGATTCCGTTAGAAAAAACATAAATATTATCATACTTTGGCTCAAGTATTATCTGCCCAAATGTATTGATTATGCCAGCCTGGTTGTTAATCCATACAGTAGCTAAACATTCCGAAAAATGTGTAACACTATCATATTTAGTTGGGATAACTAACTGGCCTATTTTATTAATAAAACCCCATTTCTTTTTAGGGCGTTCTTCAAAGAATATTTCTCCAATCCATGAAAGAGAATCGTCTATATATACAGGTGCTAATCCATTTATAAACCACGTCCCTTCAAAGTTGAGATAGACTTCTTTTATATCTATGACGAATTGACCATTGCGGTCAATAAAACCTCTTCTGTATTTGTCTTTGATTCTGACGCTGACTGCTGCTAGTCCCTCAGAAAAATTGTTAACTGCATATAACTCTGTTTGAGCGATCAACTTGCCGCTAAGGTCAATAAAGTGCCATTTTCCATTACTGCGAACAGCAGCTCGTCCTTCAAAAAATCGATCGACTTTTTCAAACTGAGGTTCAATAATAAAATTACCATTGGTGTCAACAAATCCCCATTTATTACCAATGTTAACAGCAGCCCTCTGCTCATAAAAATAATCAATCTTATCAAATTTTGGTTGAATAATAACTTTACCTTTAGGGTCAATTAATCCCCACTTGCCATTACTTCCTTTGAAGGCTGCTCTTTCTTCAACAAAATCCTGAGCATAATTAAATTGTGGTTTAATTACAATTTCGCCATTTCTGTCAATAAAACCCCATTTATTATTCTCAATAATTAGAAATAGTGAAGGTTTCAAATGCTGCCAAAATGTTTGCTCTTTTCTAGATTTACAAGCTTGCTTTGAGGTTATATTTTTTGCTTGCGTGCAACTAAAAATCCCATTAAGAAATAATAACCAAATAAAAAATAACTGAAGATAAAATTTCATATCCACAATATATTTTATCTTCCTATAATTTAACACTGCTTCATTAAAATCTATTTTTAAAATTTTGCTCAAGTCGGAGAACCCATCCAACACAATGTCCCACATTTTCGCGAAATCCAAAACATAAAATGGGATAAGATGTATATTTCACCAAAATGAAATTTGCTGTAATTTTTTATTTAAAAATATATGACTTTATTTCCTGCTCTATGGAATCGCTAATAATCTCTGTTCCCATTGCAGGTTTATCAAGATTTACTCTCATAAAATTTGTCTTGTCTCGTTCGGTAAATTTTTTGTCATTATCAGAGTCTTTAATAATTTTGAGAAACAAGGCGTTTTGACTGGGAACAATCACCCAATTAAGGATTTGGGTATTATTTGGGGTAACTTGTACAAGATTTTTCCCTGACAAATCAGATATATAGCCAACTATGGCATCTTCAAAGTTGATTTTTTTATCTGCATTGGTATCTTGTTCAAGGATTTTATATAACCACAATCTTGTAGGTGTTTTACCTACTAGTTTATTTTCTAAAAAATCGAAAGAGTTTATAATTGCTTTTTTATTTAATAAAAGATGAGTTGTCCCATCTTGCTTATGATAAAAAATAAAGTTATATAATTTGTCTACTCTACCAGAAGAACGTGAAAGACTATAATTACTGTCTTTATCTTGACTTTGTTCTGGCAGAGTAACTGGAATCATTAAATAATCTGATTGTGCTTTAATAATTAATTCGCCATAGCCGATATTTGGTTGAGGCTTTTGTTCTTCAGTGGCTTTGGCCTGTGTCTGCTCGATTCTTGTATTAGTATTTGGCTCGCAAGAAAAAGCAACTAGAGATATAAAAATAGCTGTAGTAATTTTCTTCCAAGAACAATTAACAATCATCAAAATCTT
The genomic region above belongs to Calothrix sp. NIES-2098 and contains:
- a CDS encoding ferredoxin, giving the protein MSVRVQFLPDDVTVNAEVGEALLEVADRAGIFIPTGCLMGTCHACTVELEDGDTIRACITAVPAGREQLTINLFSDPTW
- a CDS encoding cobyric acid synthase, whose product is MKSIMVVGTTSHAGKSLITTAICRILSRRGWRVAPFKGQNMALNAYVTASGGEIGYAQAVQAWAAGVVPWVEMNPILLKPQGDMTSQVILKGRPVGKVSATDYYEQYFELGWRTIEESLQHLGTEFDLLVCEGAGSPAEINLKHRDLTNMRVAKYLNAPTILVVDIDRGGAFAHIIGTLELLDQEERDLIKGIVINKFRGQRSILEPGIKWLEARTGIPVIGVIPYLEHLFPAEDSLDLLERKTHKSQADLDIAVLRLPRIANFTDFDPLESEPTVSVRYLSPKQELGHPDAVIIPGTKTTIADLILLQKSGMAEAIQHYAASGGTVLGICGGYQMLGQMIADPEGIEGQAGRYQGLNLLPIRTVITGQKIARQRQVSSNFPQMGLPVYGFEIHQGRSRIEQQADSQAFQPLFDDVNLGLVDSCQSVWGTYLHGIFDNGPWRRAWLNRLRQQRGLKSLPTGVANYREQREHTLDSLASEIENHLDLTPFLS